GTTGACGGCACAGACAACGGGCTTTGGAAGGGACCGTATGGTGCGGATCAAACGGTTGTAGTTTTTGTCGAGGGTTTCACCCAGGTCCTGTTCGGCTCGGGCATCTTCGGAGGCGAGATGGGACAGGTCCTGACCGGCGCAGAAACCGCGCCCGGCACCCGTAATCAGGACACAACGTATGGTTTCGTCTTTTGCGATTGTCTTGAAGGCATCCCGTAGCTCGCCATGCATCTCGTCGGTAAAACTGTTCAGCTTGTCCGGACGGTTAAGGGTGATCGTTGCCACGCCTTTATCAGCCGAAAAGAGGATTGATTGATAGTTCATATCGTTATTTCCCTTTGAAATGCGGCTTTCTTTTTTCCGTAAAGGCGGCAATTCCTTCCAGTCGGTCTTCCGTGTCGAAAAGAGCGCAGAAATTTTCCCGTTCGAAACGCAGCCCGTCCGCCAGAGGCAGTTCGTAGGCCTGCAGAATGGATTGTTTTGCCCGCTGAACCGCCAAAGGTGGTTTTGACGCAATTCTGGTTGCGAGCTTAACAGCACGTTCCACACAAAGCTCTGCAGGGACGACCTCAGAGACCAGACCATATTGCTGTGCCTCTTGCGCTGTGATTCGCTCGTCAGCCAGGATCATCTGCATTGCCCGGGATTTACCAACCGTCCTGAGCAGTCGCTGTGTGCCGCCAGCCCCGGGGATAATCCCCAGGTTGATTTCCGGTTGTCCGAATTCTGCATTATGGCCGGCGATTATGATATCTGCATGCATGGCCAGTTCATTGCCACCACCCAGACAAAATCCGTTCACTGCTGCGATAATGGGTTTGGAGAAATTCCGCACGACCGCCCAATAGCCTGCGCGGCTGTCTTCTTTGACTGTGGTCGCGGTATGGTCAGCCATTTCCTTGATGTCGGCACCGGCGGCGAAGACGATCGGTCCACCGGTGAGAACAACGGCGCGGATAGATGGATCGTCTGTTGCTTTTTCCAGGACGTCGGCAAGTTCATGCAGGAGATTGCTACACAAAGCGTTGTAGGCTTTGGGCCGGTCGAGCGTGACTTGCAGGACGTGCGGGGCCGGTGTTGTTACAATTAGGTCCGTGTACTCTGGCTGATTCTGGACGGGCATTTCTGTCCCTGTTCTATGGTCGTTTATCTATTATTTTAATCTTAAAATAATTGTTTCCCGGGGTAAAGGCTGACGATTTTTTTCAAGGAAATCGTCATTGCTATATGGCGGCAAGGGAAAATTGACTGGAATCAGGTCGGCCAATCCCCGAGTATGCGAGATAGAGGCTAGGTTTT
The Aestuariispira ectoiniformans genome window above contains:
- a CDS encoding enoyl-CoA hydratase-related protein, producing MPVQNQPEYTDLIVTTPAPHVLQVTLDRPKAYNALCSNLLHELADVLEKATDDPSIRAVVLTGGPIVFAAGADIKEMADHTATTVKEDSRAGYWAVVRNFSKPIIAAVNGFCLGGGNELAMHADIIIAGHNAEFGQPEINLGIIPGAGGTQRLLRTVGKSRAMQMILADERITAQEAQQYGLVSEVVPAELCVERAVKLATRIASKPPLAVQRAKQSILQAYELPLADGLRFERENFCALFDTEDRLEGIAAFTEKRKPHFKGK